In Pseudomonas flavescens, the sequence CCGTCACCAACAGCCAGAAGAGCGTGGCCCTGCTCGGCAAGGTGCTCGACCGCGAAGCCCGCGCCACCGAGTACCTGGATTTCTACACGGCGCGTCTGGCGCAGGTTGATCAGTTAATCACCGAGCAGGGCAAGCGCCCGCTGGTATTCGTCGAGGCCAAGGCCGGGCAGGGCGGCGCCACCAGTTGCTGCTTCACCCACGGCGATGTGTACTGGGGCAAGCTCGTGCAGGCCGCTGGTGGCGATAACCTGGGTAGCCAGTTGCTGCCGGGCGCCACCGGTGACGTGACCCTGGAAACGGTAATCAGCAAGAAGCCCGAGGTTTACGTGATGAGTGGTACTCAGTTCCCGGGCAACACCTCGATTTCGCCACCCTTCGGCTTCGGTCCGACGGTTTCGCAGGCAGCTATCGACAAATCCATGGCTCAGTTGCTCAAACGCCCTGGCATGGCGCAGCTGCAGGCCACCCAGCAAAACCGCGTGTATGGCGTTTACCACCAGTTCTACGCCAGCAGCTGGAATATCCTGGCGGTCGAGTACCTGGCCCAGGCCTTCTACCCGAAAGCTGCCGAACGTCTCGACCCGGCAGCGAGCACCCGCGCGCTGCTGGGCATGACCGGCCTTGGCGAGGTACCGGCGATTCTCTTCGGTCAGGCGCCTGCCAGTGAGTGATTCTGCCTTGGGCGCGCTGCCCGCCGACGGTTACCAGCAGCGTTACGCCAGGGCGGTGTGGCAGCGCAGCCTGCTGCTAGTCGGCCTTTTGCTGGTGGCGCTGATCGCCTTCATCGCGGATCTGGTGGTGGGCTCGGGTACGCTGAGTTTCGCCGATGCGGTGCAAGGCCTGTTCACCCCGGATCGGGTGGACGCCTCCACGCGGGTTATCCTCTGGGAGCTGCGCATGCCGATGACGCTGATGGCGGTGCTGGCCGGTACCTGCCTGGCACTGGCCGGGCTGATCATGCAGACGGTGCTCGACAACCCGCTGGCCGAACCCTTCACCCTCGGCATTTCTTCGGCAGCCGGATTCGGTGCAGCGCTGGCGCTGACCTTCAACCTGTCCCTGGCGCAGTGGCTGCCGGGTTTTGGTGCCGAGATGGTGGTGACGGCCAACGCCTTTCTGTTCTCGCTGCTCACCGTTGGCGTGATCCTGCTGCTGACCCGTGGGCAGATCGGCCTGCAGGCCATCACCCTGCTGGGGATCGCGGTGCATTTCGTGTTCAGCTCGCTGCTCGGCCTGGTGCAGTACGTTTCCAGCGTCGATCAGTTGCAGAGCATCGTGTTCTGGCTGATGGGCTCCTTGCTGCACGTGACCTGGAGCAAGGTCGCGCTGTGTGCCGCCATCGCGCTGGTGGCCGTGCCGCTGGTGCTGATGCAAGCCTGGGCACTGACCGCCTTGCGCAGCTTCGGCGAGCAGGCGGTGGTGTTCGGGATTCGCGTCAAGCGCGTGCGCACCCTGATGCTGGTGCTGGCGGCACTGCTGGCCGGTGCGGTGACTTCGGTGGTCGGCATCATCGGTTTCGTCGGCCTGGTCGCGCCGCATGTAGCGCGCTTACTGGTCGGCGAGGATCAGCGCTTCACCATTGGCGTGACGCTTGCCTGCGGCATCATCTTCGTCACGCTGGCGTCCCTGGCGAGCAAGCTGATCGTGCCGGGTGCCGTGCTGCCCATCGGTATGGTCACCTCGCTGATCGGTCTGCCGTTTTTCATCATTCTGATCCTGCGTGACCGGAGGCTGACGTCCCGATGAGTTTTGTCTGTCAGGATTACCGTGTTTCCCTTGGCGGTCGGCCGATCATCCGCGACTTCGCGGTACGTGCCGAAGCGGGCCGTACCCTCGCGCTGCTCGGTGCCAACGGTGCAGGCAAGTCGACGTTCATGAAAGGCCTGTGCGGGCTACTGCGTGCCGAGGGCTCGGCGACCATCGACGGCACGCAACTGATCGGCCTGGAGCCGGCATTGCGGGCGCGGCTGATCGGTTACGTGGCTCAGGACCTGACCCACCTCGATGTACGCCTGTCGACCTACGAGCTGCTGCTCCTGGCTCAACACGGCGGCGCGCGCGGCTGGGCCACCCAGCGGGACAGCCAGCGAAGGGCCAGTGAAGTACTCGAACTGCTGGGCCTGCAGCGTTTCGCCGAACAGCAGCCGGGGCAGTTGTCCGGTGGCGAGCGGCAGATGATCTCGTTGGCCCTGGCACTGGTGCGCAGCCCCCGCCTGCTGCTGCTCGACGAACCCACCTCGGCGCTGGATCTGGCCAACCAGTTGCACATGCTCGAGGCGGTGAGCGCCTACACCCGCCGTGAAGGCATCGTCACCCTGGCGATTTTCCACGACATGAACCTGGCCAGCCGCTACGCCGACGACGCGCTGATGATCCGCGACGGCCAGGTGCACGGCTGCGGCACCACCGAAGCGATGCTCACACCGGCGCATCTGGCGGCCGTGTATGGCGTCGATTGCCGAACCCTGAGCGTGGACGACGGCGCTTACACCGCTATCTATCCAGTGTCGGTGATCGGCGCGTAGCTCCCCCAAGACCCACTGCCCGTAGGAGCCGGCTTGCCGGCGATTGGTGGCCCATGCTGCTGGGCTGGCGGAATACCTGCGGTCGCATCGCCCGCAAGCGGGCTCCTACGGGTATCCACAATCATGTAGGAGTCGGCTTGCCGGCGATTGGTAGCCATGCTGCCGAGCTGGCTGGATTCCTGCGCTCATATCGCCCGCAAGCGGGCTCCTACAGTCCATACGATCGCGTAGGAGCCGGCTTGCCGGCGATGCTTTTCGCCTGCAAACCGGGTTTCTCCAGTATCAGCTATCGCGGCGGTGCACGCTCTGTCCGGCGGCGAAGGTCTCCCTGATCACCCGGTCGTCACCCAAGGTAATCAGGGCGAACAACCGTTCGGCCAAGGTGTTGCTTTGCTTGAGGCGATAGTCGATCAACGGCGTGGCCTGGTAATCGAGCACCACGAAATCCGCCTCCTTGCCGGTTGCGAAGTTGCCGATGCATTCATCCAGATACAGCGCTCTCGCGCTGCCGAGAGTCGCCAGGTACAGCGACTTGAACGGATCCAGCTTCTGCCCCTGCAATTGCATGATCTTGTACGCCTCGCTCAACGAGCGCAGCTGCGAGAAGCTGGTGCCCGCGCCGATATCTGTACCCAGGCCGACGCGTACCTTGTGCTGTTCCATGCGTCGCAGATCGAACAGGCCGCTGCCGAGAAACAGGTTGGAGGTGGGGCAGAAGGCGACTGCCGAGCCGGTTTGCGCCAGGCGTTCGCATTCCGCATCGCACAGATGCACCGAGTGGGCGAATACCGAGCGCGGGCCGGTCAACTGGTGCTTGTCGTAAACGTCCAGGTAGCCGCTGTTTTCCGGGAACAGCTCCTTGACCCACTCGATCTCCTGGCGATTCTCCGAGAGGTGGGTATGCAGGTACAGATCCGGATACTCCTGCAGCAGGCGCCCGGCCATGGCGAGTTGCTCCGGCGTGCTGGTCGGCGCGAAACGCGGGGTCACCGCGTAGTGCAGGCGACCCTTGCCGTGCCAGCGTTCGATCAGCTCACGGCTGTCGGCATAGCCGGTTTCGACGGTGTCGGTCAGTGCTGCGGGGGCATTGCGATCCATCAGCACCTTGCCGGCGATCATGCGCAGGTTCAGCGTTTCGGCCGCTTCGAACAGCGCATCTACCGACTGCTTGTGCACGCTGCCGAATACCAGCGCCGTGGTGGTGCCGTTGCGCAACAGTTCCTTGAGGAAGACAGCTGCCACTTCGCTGGCGTGGGCCTTGTCGGCGAAGCGCATTTCGGTAGGAAAGGTGTAGGTGTTCAGCCAGTCGAGCAACTGCTCGCCGTAGGCACCGATCATGCCGGTCTGCGGGTAGTGGATATGGGTATCGATGAAACCGGGGGTGATCAGCGCGTTTTCGTAATGGGTCAGCGCGATGCCAGGCAGGCGCGGCAACAGATCGGCCGCATGGCCAACCTCGCGGACCTTGCCATCCTCCACGAGCAGAATGCCGTCCTCGAAATAGGCGTAGGACGCTTCGATACCGACTTCGGCCGGGTCGGCCAGGCTGTGCAGAATGGCGCCGCGGTAGGCGTGGGTGACGTTGGACATGGGGCCTCGATTGCAATTCGGTGGAGCGGGGCTTGGCTTCGCGCAGGGAGAAACCAGCAGGGGCGAGCGCGTCGAGCGCAGGCATTCGCCGGGATGGAACGGGGATTTTGCTGGACAACGCCCCTGCCGACAAGAAAGTCGTCCCAGGGGCAGGTCGGATCAGGACGCCGTGCGCGCGGGCAGATCGATCGGTTGCGACACCGGCTTGGCGGTGCCCAGGGTTTCCGGCAGGAACATCAGCAGCAGAGCCGCGCAGCCGGCGACCGCCGAGAGCACCAGAAAGGCACTGTCGTAGCCGCCAGCTTCGGCCACGTAGCCAGCCAGGCCATTGCTAAGCGCCGCACCGATGCCGAACACCAGCGTCACTGCAGCCAAGCTGATGTTGAAGTGACCGCTGCCCTGGGTCAGATCGCGCACCATCAGTGGGATCAGGGCACCGAACAGCCCGGCACCAATGCCATCGAGCAGTTGCACCGAGACCAGCCAGACCGGGTCATCGCTGAGGGTGTACAGCACCCCGCGTATCGGCAGGATGAGAAAGCCGAACATCAGCAGCGGCTTGCGACCCCAGCTGTCGGCGCGGGCACCGACCAGCATCGCCGCGGGGATCATCACCAATTGGGCCGCGACGATACAGGCCGAGATCAGCGTGGTCGCCAGTTCGGGATTGGCCAGCGCCAGCTTCTGACCGACCAGTGGCAGCATGGCGGCGTTCGCCAGGTGAAACAGGGCGCAGCACAACGCCAGAAGAACCAGCGGTGGCTGGGTCAGCAGGTGGCGCAATGGGGTCAGCGCTCCACCGGTTTCCCGTCCCCGGGCCTGGTCGGCATCAATGGCCCGCGCGGGGATGCCAAGGGCCGAGATCATGCTCAGCAGCGCCATGCCGGTCATCAGATAGAACACCGCCACGGGGCCCCACAGGTAGGCGCAAGCGCCGGCCAACAGAGCCGCGCAGGCATTGCCCGCATGGTTGAAGGATTCGTTGCGGGCGATGCGCCGGGTGAAGGCCTTGGGCCCCACGATACCCAGGGTGATGCCTGCCAGCGCGGGCGCGAATACCGAGGACGCCATGCCCGCCGCTACCTGGCTGATGGTGACCCAGGCAAAGTCGGCACGCCACAGCATGGCCAGGCATGCCGCAGTGACCAGTACGGCTGCGACGACGATCAGCAGGCGTTTGTCGCCCACCCGGTCGACCAGCGCGCCAGCCGGTACCTGCGAGAGCAGGCCGGCGAGCCCGCCGAGCGCCATGACCAGACCGATATCGCCTGCCTGCCACTGATGCACCGACAGCAGGTAGATCGCCAGGTAAGGTCCCAGACCATCGCGGACATCGGCCAGGAAAAAATTCAGGCGATCCAGATGGGCTGCCCATGCGCGTGTCGGCATGTTGATGAACCTCGAACAATGTAGGGGGAGTGCTGATCCGCAAGCGGCAATGGCGAGGAGGATTCGCCGGCCTGGCGTTTTGATGCGGCCGATCGAACGGCGTTCCATCGATCTTCAGATCGGGGCACAGTCAAAACACGCTGCTGTGCTAAACTCCCCGGCCTTTCTGGTGATCGGCCAGGTCCTGTCGCCTACAAAGCATTGCGCCTTCAAGGACATATATGACGCTGTGCGCCATTAACCCATCCACTCGATTCGTTGCCGTGTCGGCGAGCTTCCCTGCATGCGCCTGAAGTCCATCAAGCTGGCGGGCTTCAAGTCCTTCGTCGACCCCACCACGGTGAACTTTCCGAGCAACATGGCGGCGGTGGTCGGGCCCAATGGCTGCGGCAAATCCAACATCATCGATGCCGTGCGCTGGGTGATGGGCGAGAGCTCGGCGAAGAACCTGCGCGGCGAGTCGATGACCGACGTCATCTTCAACGGCTCCAATACCCGCAAGCCGGTGACTCAGGCCAGCATCGAGCTGATCTTCGACAATTCCGACAACACCCTGACCGGCGAGTACGCGGCCTTCGCGGAAATCTCCATCCGCCGTCGGGTAACGCGCGACAGCCAGAACACCTATTTCCTCAACGGCGTGAAATGCCGTCGTCGTGATATCACCGATATTTTCCTCGGGACCGGCCTGGGCCCGCGCAGCTACTCGATCATCGAGCAGGGCATGATCAGCAAGCTGATCGAGGCCAAGCCGGAGGAACTGCGCAATTTCATCGAAGAAGCGGCAGGTATCTCCAAGTACAAGGAGCGCCGGCGGGAAACCGAAAGCCGCATCCGCCGCACCCAGGAAAACCTCGCGCGTCTCGCTGACCTGCGCGAGGAACTGGAACGGCAACTCGAGCGCCTGCACCGCCAGGCCCAGGCCGCCGAGAAGTATCAGGAATACAAGGCCGAGGAGCGCCAGCTCAAGGCACAGCTGACCGCATTGCGCTGGCAGGCGCTGAACGAGCAGGTTGGCCAGCGCGAAGCGGTGATCGGCAACCAGGAAATCGGTTTCGAGGCGCTGGTTGCTGAACAGCGCAACGCCGATGCCAGCATCGAGCGCCTACGCGACGGTCACCATGAGCTGTCCGAACGTTTCAACCTGGTGCAAGGGCGCTTCTATTCGGTGGGCGGTGACATCGCCCGCGTCGAGCAGAGCATTCAGCACGGCCAGCAGCGCCTGCGCCAGTTGCAGGACGATCTGCGCGAAGCCGAGCGCGCGCGCCTGGAAACCGAATCGCACCTGGGCCATGACCGCACCTTGCTGGCGACCCTGGGCGAAGAGCTGGCCATGCTCGAGCCGGAGCAGGAACTCACCGCCGCTGCAGCCGAGGAGTCGGCTGCAGCTCTGGAAGAGGCCGAAACCGGCATGCACGGTTGGCAGGAGCAGTGGGACGGCTTCAATCAGCGCAGCGCCGAGCCGCGCCGCCAGGCGGAAGTGCAGCAGTCGCGCATTCAGCAGCTGGAGCACAGCCTGGAGCGCCTCAGCGAGCGCCAGCGCCGCCTGGTCGACGAGCTGCAGCAGTTGGCAGCTGATCCCGAGGATGCCGCGATCATCGAACTGGGCGAGCAGATCGCCGTTGGTGAGCTGGATCTGGAGCAGCTGCAGGAGCAGGAAGCCGAGCAGGCAGAGCGGCTGCAACAACTGCGCGAGGACCTTCAGCAGGCCGGCCAGGCTCAGCAGCAGGCGCAGGGTGAACTGCAGCGCCTGAGTGGCCGTCTGGCTTCTCTGGAGGCCCTGCAAAAGGCTGCGCTCGATCCCGGCACTGGCGCGGCAGAATGGTTGCGCGAGCACGGCCTGGACAAGCGCCCGCGTCTGGCCGAAGGGCTGCGTGTGGAGACCGGCTGGGAATTGGCGGTGGAAACCGTACTCGGCGCCGACCTGCAGGCCGTGCTGCAAGATGATTTCAGCGGCCTGGACTTTTCCTCCCTCGAACAGGGCGAGCTGCGCCTGGTGTCGACCGGAAGCGATGGCCAGCGCATCGCCGGCAGCCTGCTCGACAAGATCGAATCACCGGTCGACCTGGCTCCCTGGCTGGGGCGTGTGCGCCCGGTCGAGAGTCTCGAGCAGGCCTTGGCCGAGCGCGCCGGGCTGGCCTCTGGTGAAAGCCTGGTTAGCCGCGACGGTTACTGGGTCGGTCGGCATTTTCTGCGCGTACGGCGTGCCAGCGAGGCGCAGAGCGGCGTGCTCGCCCGCGGTCAGGAGCTGGAAAGCCTGGGCCTGGAGCGCGAAGAGCGCGAAGCCGCATTGGCGCTGCTCGACGAGCGCCTGCAGGGCTTGCGTGAGCGTCAGCGCCATGAAGAAGAATTGCGCGAGCAGCAGCGTCGTCAGTTGCAGGATCAGGCGCGGCGCCTCGGCGAGCTGAAGGCACGTCTGTCCGCTGGCCAGGCCAAGGCCGAGCAGTTGCTGCTACGTCGTCAGCGTATCGAGGCCGAGCAGCAGGAGTTGGGCGAGCAGCGTGCGCTGGAAACCGAACAGCTCGGCGAATCGCGCCTGTATTTGCAGGATGCGCTGGATAGCATGGCCCTCGACAACGAGCAGCGGGAAAGCCTGCTGGCCAGTCGCGACGCCTTGCGCGAGCGGCTCGATCGGGTGCGTCAGGACGCCCGCCAGCACAAGGACCATGCCCACCAGTTGGCGGTACGCCTGGGCTCGCTGCGCGCCCAGCACGATTCCACGCGCCAGGCGCTGGAGCGCCTCGAGCTGCAGTCCGAGCGCCTGCATGAAAAACGCGAGCAGCTGGATCTGAATCTGGAAGAGGGTGCCGCTCCGCTGGAAGAGCTGCGCCTGAAGCTCGAAGAGTTGCTCGAGCGACGCATGGGGGTCGAAGAGGAGTTGCGCTTGGCGCGCCTGGCTCTGGAGGATGCCGACCGCGAACTGCGTGATGCCGAGAAGCGCCGCACCCAGGCCGAGCAGCAAGCGCAGTTGCTGCGTGGCCAACTGGAGCAGCAGCGTCTGGAGTGGCAGTCGCTGAACGTGCGCCGCAAGGCCCTGCAGGATCAGTTGCAGGAAGACGGCTACGATCTGCATGGGGTGCTCGCCACGCTGCCCGAGGGCGCCAGCGAGAACGCCTGGGAGCAGACGCTGGAGCAGATGGCGGCACGCATCCAGCGTCTTGGCGCGATCAACCTGGCGGCCATCGAGGAGTACCAGCAGCAATCCGAGCGCAAGCGCTATCTGGACGCCCAGGACGCCGACCTGGTCGAAGCGCTGGATACCCTGGAAAATGTCATCCGCAAGATCGACCGGGAAACCCGCAACCGTTTCAAGGAAACCTTCGACCAGATCAACGCCGGGTTGCAGGCGTTGTTCCCGAAAGTTTTCGGCGGCGGCAGCGCATATTTGGAACTCACCGGCGAAGATCTACTCGATACCGGGGTGACCATCATGGCGCGTCCGCCGGGCAAGAAGAACAGCACCATCCATTTGCTGTCCGGCGGCGAGAAGGCACTGACGGCGCTGGCGCTGGTATTTTCGATCTTTCAGCTCAATCCGGCCCCGTTCTGCATGCTCGACGAGGTGGACGCGCCGCTCGACGATGCCAACGTCGGACGGTACGCGCGGCTGGTCAAGGAGATGTCGGCGACCGTGCAGTTCATCTACATCACCCACAACAAGATCGCCATGGAAATGGCCGATCAACTGATGGGGGTGACCATGCACGAGCCCGGTTGTTCGCGATTGGTGGCGGTGGATGTCGAGGAGGCATTGGCGATGGTTGACAGCTGATGCGCGGTTACACAGATTCTGTTGCGTAAAAACTGGCTGGAGTGGCGGTTTTACAGCGTTTTGCCGGTGTAAAGTTGCCTTTCGTCGTGCTAGCTTAACGCCCACTTTTGTTGCACGTGGGAAAACGCCATTCAGAACATGGAGTTGGCGCCACGTTTCAAGGTCATCGATACGGGCCAGGACGCCTTTTTTAATCAATTTTTGCTTTAGGGGTCAGGACATTTCATGGAATTCGGTCTACGCGAGTGGCTGATCATCATCGGCATCATCGTCATCGCCGGCATCCTCTTCGACGGGTGGCGGCGGATGCGCGGTGGCAAGGGCAAGCTCAAGTTCCGGCTGGATCGCAGCGTGTCGAACCTGCCGGATGACGAAGGGGATCCCGACGTGCTCAGCCCGCCACGGGTGATCGAGCGCAATCACGAGCCATCGCTGGACGAGGACGATCTGCCGTCGCTGAGCGCGCGGGACGTCAACAGCCGTCGTCGCGGCGAGCCGCGTCAGGGTGACCTGGACCTGGTCGCCGACGAGCCGGTGCCCATGCTGCTGACTCCAGTCGAAGACGAAGACACGGGCCGCGACAGCCTGTCCGCCAAGTCCGTCAACAAGGATCAGGCGCCGGTAGACGAAGTGCTGGTGATCAATGTCATCGCCCGCGACGAGCAGGGCTTCAAAGGGCCAGCATTGCTGCAGAACATTCTGGAAAGTGGCCTGCGTTTCGGCGAAATGGATATCTTCCACCGTCACGAAAGCATGGCTGGCAACGGCGAGGTGCTGTTCTCCATGGCCAACGCACTGAAACCCGGTACGTTCGATCTGGACGACATCGAAGGTTTCAGCACCCGAGCGGTGAGCTTCTTCCTTGGCCTGCCAGGCCCGCGCCATCCCAAGCAGGCCTTCGACGTGATGGTCGCCGCGGCGCGCAAGCTGGCTCACGAGCTCAACGGTGAGCTGAAAGACGATCAGCGCAGCGTACTCACTGCACAAACCATCGAACACTACCGTCAGCGTATCGTCGAATATGAACGCCGACTGTTGACCCAGAAGCGCTAAGCAGCCACTGCAAGCTGCGAGCCCCAAGCTACAAGCCGCGCGCTTGGCTTGGGGTTTTTCATTTCTGTGTTGCCGTCGTACCTTGTCGAGAACTACCCCATGAAAGACTCCGCCCAACGCATCCTCGAACTGCGCACCGAACTGGATGTGCACAACTACCGCTATTACGTGCTCGACGAGCCGAGCGTGCCGGATGCCGAGTACGATCGACTGTTCCGCGAGCTGCAAGCGCTCGAAACCGAGCACCCGGAGCTGGTGACACCCGATTCGCCAACCCAGCGGGTGGGTGGCGAGGCGCTCAGCGCCTTCGGTGAAGTGCGTCATGAGGTGCCGATGCTCAGCCTTGGCAACGCCTTCGAAGAAGATGACCTGCGCGCGTTCGACCGCAGTGTGCAGAGCGGTCTCGGTTTGCAGGGCGGCGATCTGTTCGGTGGTGGTGTGGACGTCGAATACAGCTGCGAGCCCAAGCTCGACGGCCTGGCGGTGAGCCTGCTGTATCGCGATGGCAAGCTGGTGCGTGGTGCTACCCGGGGGGACGGCACCACCGGTGAAGACATCAGCGTCAACGTGCGCACCATCCGCAATGTTCCGCTCAAGTTGCAGGGCAGCGGCTGGCCGGATGTGTTGGAAGTGCGGGGGGAAGTGTTCATGTCCCGCGCCGGTTTCGAGCGGCTCAATGCCAGCCAGGCCGAGATCGGTGGCAAGACCTTCGCCAACCCTCGCAACGCGGCGGCTGGCAGCCTGCGTCAGCTGGACTCGAAGATCACCGCCAGCCGTCCGCTGGAGTTCTGCTGCTATGGGCTCGGCCAGCACAGCGCCGAACCGGCTACCACCCAGGTCGGCATGCTGCAACGTCTGAAGAGCTGGGGCATTCCCATCAGCCCCGAGTTGAAACTGGCCAAAGGTGTCGAAGACTGCCTGGCCTATTACCGCGATATCGGCGAGCGGCGCATGGGCCTGGCCTATGACATCGACGGCGTGGTGTTCAAGGTCAACAACATCGAGGACCAGCAGCAACTGGGCTTTCGCGCACGCACGCCGCACTGGGCCATCGCCCACAAGTTTCCCGCCATGGAAGAGCTGACCGAGTTGCTCGACGTGGAATTCCAGGTTGGCCGCACCGGTGCCGTGACGCCCGTCGCCCGTCTCAAGCCGGTCAAGGTGGCCGGGGTGACGGTGTCCAACGCGACGCTGCACAACATGGATGAGGTAGCGCGCCTCGGCGTGATGATCGGCGACACCGTGATCATCCGCCGCGCGGGGGACGTGATCCCGCAGGTCATGCAGGTCGTCACTGATCGTCGTCCCGAGGACGCCCGCCCGGTCGCCGTGCCTGAGCAATGCCCCGTGTGTGGCTCGGCGGTGGAGCGTACCCAGTTGATCAAGCGCAGCAAGGGCCGCGAAACGGTCAGCGAGGGCGCGGTGTATCGCTGCGTCGGGCGCCTGGCCTG encodes:
- the ligA gene encoding NAD-dependent DNA ligase LigA; this encodes MKDSAQRILELRTELDVHNYRYYVLDEPSVPDAEYDRLFRELQALETEHPELVTPDSPTQRVGGEALSAFGEVRHEVPMLSLGNAFEEDDLRAFDRSVQSGLGLQGGDLFGGGVDVEYSCEPKLDGLAVSLLYRDGKLVRGATRGDGTTGEDISVNVRTIRNVPLKLQGSGWPDVLEVRGEVFMSRAGFERLNASQAEIGGKTFANPRNAAAGSLRQLDSKITASRPLEFCCYGLGQHSAEPATTQVGMLQRLKSWGIPISPELKLAKGVEDCLAYYRDIGERRMGLAYDIDGVVFKVNNIEDQQQLGFRARTPHWAIAHKFPAMEELTELLDVEFQVGRTGAVTPVARLKPVKVAGVTVSNATLHNMDEVARLGVMIGDTVIIRRAGDVIPQVMQVVTDRRPEDARPVAVPEQCPVCGSAVERTQLIKRSKGRETVSEGAVYRCVGRLACAAQLKQAIIHFVSRRAMDIEGLGEKSVEQLVDEGLVGSPADLYTLQFEQIVGLEGFAEVSSRKLLDAIADSKRPALARFIYALGIPDVGEETAKVLARSLGSLERVTQALPEVLTYLPDVGLEVAHEIHSFFEDAHNQTVIEHLLERGLELQDQGELSAEFAASTTLGGLLDKLNIPFVAVTGAKNLAERFKSLDGVIAADWLDLSAMKGLNEKAKQSVREFFSNAENVERARAIEAQLRDFGMHWECEKKVVEGLPLAGQTWVLTGSLEVMSRDIAKDKLEALGAKVAGSVSAKTTCVVAGPGAGSKLAKANELNVAVLDEQTFIARLADYGIGTE